From Mycteria americana isolate JAX WOST 10 ecotype Jacksonville Zoo and Gardens chromosome 4, USCA_MyAme_1.0, whole genome shotgun sequence, one genomic window encodes:
- the LOC142408590 gene encoding NELL2-interacting cell ontogeny regulator 1 yields the protein MRVMALPSVWSMMRVAIPFISVVGLLSVRLVGAGQDSGSVIPAESRPCVDCHAFEFMQRALQDLKKTAYNLDTRTETLLLRAEKRGLCDCFRAIH from the exons ATGAGAGTAATGGCGTTGCCGTCTGTCTGGAGCATGATGCGTGTGGCGATCCCGTTCATCTCGGTGGTTGGCCTGCTAAGCGTGAGGCTTGTGGGGGCCGGCCAGGACTCTGGGAGTGTCATTCCTGCAGAAA GTCGTCCCTGTGTTGACTGCCATGCATTTGAGTTCATGCAGAGGGCGTTGCAGGATTTAAAGAAGACAGCGTATAATCTAGACACACGG ACAGAAACCCTCCTCCTGAGAGCGGAAAAGAGAGGCCTGTGTGATTGCTTTCGTGCGATACACTGA